A window of Leptotrichia wadei contains these coding sequences:
- a CDS encoding Type 1 glutamine amidotransferase-like domain-containing protein produces the protein MKNMILTSSLYESIGFVKEFLDKNTKSKKILFIPTAANVEEYKNYMYLTEKAFEDIGYEVDNLDISIFSEKTVKEKLSKAEIIFISGGNTFYLLQELKRKNLISYLKERIEKGLLYIGESAGSVITGPNIEYASLADDKTLAKELSDYTGMNLIDFYIVPHFGEEPFAESSEKIVELYKDKLDLKLINNKEVILIENDDFRIIKEKNKNR, from the coding sequence TTGAAAAATATGATTTTGACGTCATCTTTATACGAAAGTATAGGATTTGTAAAAGAATTTTTGGATAAAAATACTAAAAGTAAAAAAATATTATTTATTCCGACAGCAGCTAATGTGGAAGAATATAAGAATTATATGTATCTTACAGAGAAAGCTTTTGAGGATATTGGATATGAAGTAGATAATTTAGATATTTCTATTTTTTCAGAAAAAACTGTAAAGGAGAAATTATCGAAGGCAGAGATAATCTTTATTTCTGGTGGAAATACATTTTATTTATTACAAGAATTGAAAAGAAAAAATTTAATTTCTTATTTGAAGGAAAGAATAGAAAAAGGATTGCTTTATATTGGAGAATCGGCAGGGTCTGTAATAACAGGTCCTAATATCGAATATGCTTCTCTTGCAGATGATAAGACGTTGGCAAAGGAACTGAGTGATTACACGGGAATGAATCTAATAGATTTTTATATAGTTCCTCATTTTGGGGAAGAACCGTTTGCAGAAAGTTCTGAAAAAATAGTTGAATTGTATAAGGATAAATTGGATTTGAAATTAATAAATAATAAGGAAGTTATATTG
- the lptB gene encoding LPS export ABC transporter ATP-binding protein translates to MARKISIEADSLKKIYKNREVVKNVSLAMEKGEVVGLLGPNGAGKTTTFYMITGIVRPNHGRVMYNGQEITNLPMFKRARLGLGYLPQEASVFRNLTVEENIVSVLEMRGVRKKERIATMQSLIEEFKLSHVAKSLGYALSGGERRRVEIARTISTNPDFILLDEPFAGVDPIAVEDIQNIIMQLKERGLGILITDHNVRETLRITERAYIMAEGTILISGTGEQIANDETARRVYLGDNFKLD, encoded by the coding sequence ATGGCTAGAAAAATTAGTATAGAAGCCGATAGCTTGAAAAAGATATATAAAAATAGGGAAGTCGTAAAAAATGTAAGTCTTGCGATGGAAAAGGGCGAGGTTGTGGGACTTCTTGGACCGAATGGGGCAGGAAAGACGACTACGTTTTATATGATTACAGGGATTGTAAGACCAAATCACGGAAGAGTTATGTATAATGGTCAGGAAATTACAAACTTACCGATGTTTAAAAGAGCTAGGCTTGGACTAGGATATTTGCCGCAGGAGGCATCTGTTTTTAGAAACTTGACTGTGGAGGAAAATATCGTTTCAGTTTTGGAAATGCGTGGAGTGAGAAAGAAGGAACGTATTGCTACAATGCAAAGTCTGATTGAAGAATTTAAATTATCGCACGTTGCAAAAAGTTTGGGATATGCACTTTCAGGAGGGGAACGTAGACGGGTGGAGATTGCTCGAACGATTTCTACAAATCCTGATTTTATACTACTTGATGAACCTTTTGCAGGAGTTGATCCGATTGCAGTAGAAGATATTCAGAATATAATAATGCAATTAAAGGAACGTGGGCTTGGAATATTAATTACAGACCATAATGTACGTGAAACATTGAGAATTACTGAAAGAGCATATATAATGGCTGAAGGGACAATCTTGATTTCTGGAACTGGTGAGCAAATTGCGAATGATGAAACTGCCAGAAGAGTTTACCTTGGAGATAACTTCAAGTTGGATTAG